A stretch of the Sulfurimonas sp. HSL-1656 genome encodes the following:
- a CDS encoding cation acetate symporter, whose product MKRLLILLTAAASTLMASGAIEGAVEKQPLNVSAIVMFLVFVGATLGITYWAAKRTKTAKDFYTAGGGITGFQNGMAIAGDYMSAASFLGISGLVFLKGYDGLIYSIGFLVGWPLILFLVAERLRNLGKYTFADVASFRLRQTPIRTLAAFGSIATVTLYLIAQMVGSGKLIQILFGLPYEVAVILVGVLMILYVTFGGMLATTWVQIIKAGLLLSGATFMAIAVMAHFGFSFEALFSKAVEVHSTHDAIMSPGGLVSDPVSAISLGIALMFGTAGLPHILMRFFTVSDAKEARKSVFYATGFIGYFYILTFIIGFGAIVMVATNPHYLDAAGALLGGNNMAAIHLSHAVGGNFFLGFISAVAFATILAVVSGLTLAGASAISHDLYANVFRRGQVDEMQEMRISKIAVVVMGIVAILLGIAFEKQNIAFMVGLAFAIAASANFPVLFLSMFWKRLTTRGAVIGGSLGLATAVLLVILGPIVWVQILGNAEAVFPYKYPALFSVTVAFVGIWFFSITDKSADGENEREAFEAQNIRSQTGIGAEGAVSH is encoded by the coding sequence ATGAAACGTCTTCTCATTCTTTTGACCGCCGCAGCATCCACGCTGATGGCATCGGGCGCCATTGAGGGTGCCGTGGAAAAACAGCCGCTGAACGTCTCCGCGATCGTGATGTTCCTCGTCTTCGTCGGTGCGACGCTGGGTATTACCTACTGGGCGGCCAAGCGCACGAAAACGGCCAAGGACTTCTATACCGCCGGCGGCGGGATCACGGGCTTCCAGAACGGGATGGCGATTGCGGGCGACTACATGTCCGCCGCATCGTTCCTGGGGATCTCCGGCCTCGTCTTCCTCAAAGGGTATGACGGGCTGATCTACTCCATCGGTTTCCTGGTCGGCTGGCCGCTGATCCTCTTCCTCGTGGCGGAGCGCCTGCGCAACCTTGGCAAGTACACCTTTGCCGACGTCGCCTCCTTCCGCCTGAGACAGACACCGATCCGTACCCTGGCGGCCTTCGGCTCCATCGCGACGGTGACGCTCTACCTGATCGCGCAGATGGTCGGTTCGGGCAAGCTGATCCAGATCCTCTTCGGTCTGCCGTACGAGGTCGCGGTCATCCTGGTCGGTGTGCTTATGATCCTCTACGTCACCTTCGGCGGGATGCTGGCGACGACGTGGGTCCAGATCATCAAGGCGGGGCTGCTGCTCTCCGGTGCGACCTTTATGGCGATCGCCGTCATGGCGCACTTCGGGTTCAGCTTTGAAGCGCTCTTCTCGAAAGCGGTCGAAGTCCACAGCACGCACGATGCCATCATGAGCCCGGGCGGCCTGGTCAGCGACCCGGTCTCCGCGATCAGCCTCGGTATCGCGCTGATGTTCGGTACGGCGGGTCTGCCGCATATCCTGATGCGCTTCTTTACCGTCTCCGACGCCAAAGAGGCACGCAAATCGGTCTTCTATGCGACCGGTTTCATCGGCTATTTCTATATCCTGACTTTTATCATCGGGTTCGGGGCGATTGTCATGGTGGCGACCAACCCGCACTACCTTGATGCGGCGGGCGCACTGCTCGGCGGTAACAACATGGCGGCGATCCACCTCAGCCACGCGGTCGGCGGGAACTTCTTCCTCGGCTTCATCTCGGCGGTGGCCTTCGCGACGATCCTCGCGGTCGTCTCCGGTCTGACGCTGGCGGGTGCTTCGGCGATCAGCCACGACCTCTACGCCAACGTCTTCCGCCGCGGGCAGGTCGACGAGATGCAGGAGATGCGCATCTCCAAGATCGCCGTCGTCGTCATGGGGATCGTCGCGATCCTGCTGGGGATTGCGTTTGAGAAGCAGAACATCGCGTTCATGGTCGGTCTGGCCTTCGCCATCGCCGCATCCGCGAACTTCCCGGTGCTCTTCCTCTCCATGTTCTGGAAGAGACTGACCACACGCGGTGCCGTCATCGGCGGTTCGCTGGGACTCGCTACGGCGGTACTGCTGGTGATCCTGGGCCCCATCGTCTGGGTACAGATCCTCGGTAACGCGGAAGCGGTCTTCCCGTACAAGTACCCGGCGCTCTTCTCCGTCACGGTCGCCTTCGTCGGTATCTGGTTCTTCTCCATTACCGACAAGAGCGCGGACGGCGAGAACGAACGTGAAGCCTTCGAGGCCCAGAACATCCGTTCACAGACTGGTATCGGTGCCGAAGGCGCCGTCAGCCATTAA
- a CDS encoding DUF485 domain-containing protein → MTQEMVEHIKNNPKYQELVKTRSAFAWKLSIVMLVVYFTFILTIAFDPALLGTPLSETGVTTVGIPVGVAIIFIAFILTGIYVKRANGEFDDLNREVRAELERDMAKGAE, encoded by the coding sequence ATGACACAGGAAATGGTTGAGCACATTAAGAACAACCCGAAGTACCAGGAACTGGTGAAGACGCGCAGCGCTTTCGCCTGGAAACTTTCCATCGTGATGCTGGTGGTCTATTTCACCTTTATCCTCACGATCGCCTTTGATCCCGCGCTGCTCGGCACGCCGCTGAGCGAGACGGGGGTCACGACGGTCGGCATCCCGGTCGGTGTTGCGATTATCTTTATCGCCTTTATTCTGACGGGAATTTACGTCAAGCGCGCCAACGGCGAGTTCGACGATCTTAACCGCGAGGTGCGTGCCGAACTCGAGCGCGACATGGCAAAGGGGGCTGAATGA
- a CDS encoding OprD family outer membrane porin, with product MKKIASSVLAVGLLGGANLFGAEDLSAMFSEGQASGQIRMFYVDREYQGGSGADTHRNSLALGGNLKYTLDAWNGLSAAAALYTTNAIHTFDLKVMDPSLLGTGYENYAIVGEAYINYDMSALGTKTVAKLGYQRYDTPMMGGDDARMLPTTFEAYKLTNSDIENVEFQVAQVQAVAYGSFYNAYHPYAGGMLPVTSGYTTEGDVVAGKYYNMGKAAVGKNTGGVTNAMVSFKNKNFNAKLSNDYAWDLYNTLYAEVGATWDCLLNANVHPFVAVQAIKQDSVGSEYLSNVSVAKDINGTPVYGEGKVDSFYWAAKVGASYAGLTAYAAYSETTANDAGDDAYKHAIISQFGGMPAYTQGMVTRHQFFAGTKAWKAAASYNFKSLGTNLSTAVFYASFDMDAESGYGVERTASESGFDIQYYPEAVKNLQLRLRGNFPRKFAEATAGSDTGWNEYRFIVNYNF from the coding sequence ATGAAAAAAATAGCTTCAAGCGTCTTGGCGGTTGGCCTGCTCGGCGGTGCAAACCTCTTTGGCGCCGAAGACCTGAGCGCGATGTTTTCCGAGGGGCAAGCCAGCGGTCAGATCCGGATGTTTTACGTCGACAGAGAGTACCAGGGCGGTTCGGGTGCGGATACCCACCGCAATTCCCTGGCGCTGGGCGGCAACCTCAAGTATACGCTGGATGCCTGGAACGGCCTGAGTGCCGCCGCGGCGCTCTATACGACGAACGCGATTCATACGTTCGACTTGAAAGTGATGGACCCCTCCCTGCTGGGAACGGGCTATGAGAACTACGCCATCGTGGGCGAGGCGTATATCAATTACGACATGAGCGCACTGGGGACAAAAACCGTTGCCAAGCTCGGTTACCAGCGCTACGATACACCGATGATGGGCGGCGACGACGCGCGTATGCTTCCCACCACGTTCGAAGCGTACAAGCTGACGAACAGCGATATTGAAAACGTCGAGTTCCAGGTTGCGCAGGTCCAGGCGGTTGCCTACGGCTCTTTCTATAACGCGTACCATCCGTATGCCGGCGGCATGCTGCCTGTTACGTCCGGTTACACGACGGAAGGCGATGTCGTCGCAGGAAAATACTACAACATGGGGAAGGCCGCCGTCGGGAAGAACACAGGCGGTGTTACCAATGCTATGGTGAGTTTTAAAAACAAAAACTTCAATGCAAAGCTTTCGAACGATTATGCATGGGATCTGTATAACACGCTCTATGCGGAAGTAGGGGCGACCTGGGACTGCCTGCTCAACGCGAACGTTCATCCGTTCGTGGCGGTGCAGGCGATCAAGCAGGACAGCGTCGGAAGTGAATACTTGAGCAACGTTTCTGTCGCCAAAGACATCAACGGTACGCCGGTCTACGGAGAAGGTAAAGTCGATTCCTTTTACTGGGCGGCGAAAGTCGGTGCCAGTTATGCCGGTCTGACGGCCTATGCGGCCTATTCGGAGACGACGGCCAACGATGCCGGCGACGATGCGTACAAACATGCCATCATCTCCCAATTCGGCGGCATGCCGGCCTATACGCAGGGCATGGTGACGCGTCACCAGTTCTTTGCCGGGACGAAAGCGTGGAAAGCGGCGGCGAGCTACAACTTCAAATCGCTCGGGACGAACCTCTCGACGGCCGTGTTCTACGCATCGTTCGATATGGATGCCGAAAGCGGCTACGGCGTGGAGCGCACGGCATCGGAATCAGGGTTCGATATCCAGTACTACCCCGAAGCGGTCAAGAACCTGCAGCTGCGTTTGCGCGGGAACTTTCCGAGGAAGTTTGCGGAAGCAACAGCGGGCAGCGACACGGGCTGGAACGAATATCGGTTTATTGTAAACTATAACTTTTAA
- a CDS encoding efflux RND transporter periplasmic adaptor subunit produces the protein MTLNTKLSKLVRYTITFTVVAVAVFLALLLWQNYMESSWTRDGRVRADIVMVAPDVSGLVSRIAVADNQFVKRGDLLFSVDGARFEHALHEAEAVARTRKAEYEMKQRQYLRRAALDSETVSQESREDARLEADIAKARYEEAQARAETAALDLQRSAVRAPCDGWVSNLLLRAGDYVERGESRMALVKADSFWVYGYFEEHKLSLIRVGDLAEMKMLGSKYTLKGHVESIARGISDRDNATGERLLANVNPTFTWVRLAQRIPVRIHIDTVPEGFTVAAGMTCTVRIKPPVSE, from the coding sequence ATGACTCTCAATACCAAGCTTTCCAAACTGGTGCGCTATACCATTACCTTTACGGTAGTGGCCGTCGCTGTTTTCCTCGCGCTGCTGCTCTGGCAGAATTATATGGAGAGCTCATGGACCCGCGACGGCCGTGTGCGCGCGGACATCGTTATGGTCGCGCCCGACGTGAGCGGCCTGGTGAGCCGCATCGCCGTTGCCGACAACCAGTTCGTCAAACGCGGCGACCTGCTGTTCAGCGTGGACGGGGCCCGTTTCGAGCATGCCCTGCACGAAGCCGAAGCGGTGGCCCGGACCCGCAAAGCAGAGTACGAGATGAAGCAGCGCCAGTACCTCAGGCGTGCGGCCCTAGACAGCGAGACGGTTTCACAGGAGAGCCGCGAGGATGCGCGGCTCGAAGCCGACATCGCTAAGGCGCGCTACGAGGAGGCGCAGGCCCGTGCGGAAACCGCTGCGCTCGACCTGCAGCGCTCCGCTGTCCGCGCGCCCTGCGACGGCTGGGTCTCGAACCTGCTGCTCAGGGCGGGCGACTATGTCGAACGCGGCGAGAGCCGCATGGCGCTTGTCAAAGCGGACTCCTTCTGGGTCTACGGCTATTTTGAAGAGCATAAACTCTCCCTCATCCGCGTCGGCGACTTGGCGGAGATGAAAATGCTGGGAAGCAAATACACCCTCAAGGGGCATGTCGAGAGTATCGCGAGGGGGATCTCCGACCGGGACAACGCCACGGGCGAGCGGCTGCTGGCAAACGTCAACCCGACCTTCACCTGGGTCCGCCTGGCACAGCGTATCCCGGTCCGGATCCATATCGACACGGTCCCGGAGGGGTTTACCGTTGCCGCCGGTATGACGTGTACCGTCAGAATCAAGCCGCCGGTTTCCGAATAA
- a CDS encoding DUF1656 domain-containing protein: MPLEITLLGIQMPTLLPIFAAAAVLQILVDRILADAGVYKHVWHPGLFRTAVFVCLFTLPCLLIYT; encoded by the coding sequence ATGCCGCTAGAGATCACCCTGCTGGGCATCCAGATGCCTACGCTCCTGCCCATCTTCGCGGCGGCGGCCGTTTTACAGATTTTGGTGGACCGCATCCTTGCCGATGCCGGGGTCTATAAACATGTCTGGCACCCGGGGCTTTTCAGGACGGCGGTTTTCGTCTGCCTTTTTACCCTGCCGTGCCTGTTGATCTATACTTGA
- a CDS encoding FUSC family protein has protein sequence MTNTLVQPLSWKRTAREWLATDAPVLTYMAKATFAGLLALVISMTLNLPDPRTAIFTTFLVMQPQSGLVFSKSYYRVLGTIAGVGVSLLMMGLFAQDPVWFIAFFALWIGLCTGAGLKFRNFQSYGFVLAGYTLCIVALPVIETPLEIFSIAVSRFSEVIIGIMSATLVSDMVFPRKLFDSLLASERERFANLFSILGEGDALFAAGTETEPGSAGFSGVVGLHAVRINSSFESGTDRKARQLSGQLNQEYMHLSTTFHSLKNILAAAGERMPPEARESLAGLYAPVASVVNASPRTPVSVEELDGIIAGVLEAKEVLQTLVEEERLRLAPFLEADAYEAFSSASGLIVRLLGELHIHCVTYRAFLRHRLSGRASRELSRVVRFSTHTDSVLVALAALRGSGVLLVTMLFWIVTGWPYATLTVTLAVVLGLLIGTLPSPLAAVMNFFKGGVSAVAVAAVYDFYIIPEYTSDMLTLALVLAPVLAVVAWWTTQPRWSGFALGFIFLFMYQCSLDPYFRVDPTVFMESTLAYLIGIGFAGLAYLLVNFWSCSLTQQRVAKILRRQIVTLCSGTITVQRSALESTGRDMVQQFSTQGRLNMRSSRLVYTWLLSTLEIGRAVIAVRRSRKRLPLSAASDSLDGAIYAVRNYFATPSEQMRRMLLMTLKEAVAVLHAQGDSAGAAELKRIQKAAAELALIRTIMLSEGSLPVVTEDTCR, from the coding sequence ATGACTAATACCCTGGTGCAGCCGTTATCCTGGAAGCGTACGGCGCGTGAGTGGCTCGCGACGGACGCGCCCGTCCTGACCTATATGGCGAAGGCGACCTTTGCCGGGCTGCTCGCGCTGGTCATCTCGATGACGCTGAACCTGCCCGACCCGCGTACGGCGATTTTCACGACCTTTTTGGTCATGCAGCCGCAAAGCGGCCTGGTCTTTTCCAAGAGCTACTACCGTGTCCTGGGGACGATCGCCGGGGTCGGCGTTTCCCTGCTGATGATGGGCCTCTTCGCGCAGGACCCCGTCTGGTTCATCGCGTTTTTCGCGCTCTGGATCGGGCTCTGTACCGGCGCCGGGCTGAAATTCCGCAATTTCCAGTCCTACGGTTTCGTTCTTGCGGGCTACACGCTCTGCATCGTGGCCCTTCCCGTGATCGAGACGCCGCTGGAGATTTTCAGCATCGCCGTGTCGCGCTTTTCGGAGGTCATCATCGGGATTATGAGCGCGACGCTCGTGAGTGACATGGTCTTCCCGCGCAAGCTGTTCGATTCGCTGCTGGCCAGTGAGCGGGAGCGGTTCGCCAACCTCTTTTCCATCCTCGGCGAGGGCGACGCGCTCTTCGCAGCCGGCACGGAAACGGAACCCGGGAGTGCGGGCTTCTCCGGCGTCGTCGGTCTGCATGCCGTGCGGATCAACAGCAGCTTTGAAAGCGGCACCGACCGCAAGGCCCGGCAGCTTTCGGGACAGCTCAACCAGGAGTATATGCACCTCTCGACGACGTTCCATTCGCTCAAAAACATCCTGGCCGCCGCCGGCGAGCGCATGCCCCCCGAGGCACGGGAGTCGCTGGCCGGACTTTACGCCCCGGTCGCTTCGGTGGTGAATGCGTCGCCGCGCACACCGGTCTCCGTCGAAGAGCTCGACGGCATCATTGCCGGCGTGCTGGAGGCCAAAGAAGTGCTTCAGACCCTGGTGGAGGAGGAACGGCTCCGTCTGGCACCGTTCCTGGAAGCTGATGCCTACGAGGCTTTCAGCTCGGCGTCCGGCCTCATCGTGCGGCTGCTTGGCGAACTCCACATCCACTGCGTGACCTACCGGGCCTTCCTGCGGCACCGCCTCTCGGGGAGGGCGTCCCGGGAGCTCAGCCGCGTCGTGCGGTTTTCGACCCATACCGACAGCGTCCTCGTCGCGCTGGCGGCACTGCGGGGCAGCGGGGTGCTGCTGGTGACGATGCTGTTCTGGATCGTGACCGGGTGGCCCTACGCGACGCTGACCGTGACCCTGGCAGTCGTGCTGGGGCTGCTCATCGGGACCCTGCCGAGCCCGCTCGCCGCGGTGATGAACTTTTTCAAAGGCGGGGTGAGTGCCGTGGCCGTGGCGGCGGTCTACGATTTTTACATTATTCCCGAGTACACCTCGGACATGCTGACCCTCGCCCTGGTGCTTGCCCCTGTACTGGCCGTGGTGGCGTGGTGGACGACGCAGCCCCGGTGGAGCGGTTTCGCGCTGGGCTTCATTTTCTTGTTCATGTACCAGTGTTCGCTCGACCCCTACTTCCGGGTCGATCCGACGGTCTTTATGGAGAGCACGCTGGCGTACCTGATCGGGATCGGTTTCGCCGGTCTGGCGTACCTGCTGGTCAACTTCTGGTCCTGTTCGCTGACGCAGCAGCGTGTCGCGAAGATCCTGCGCCGGCAGATCGTGACGCTGTGCAGCGGCACGATCACGGTGCAGCGCAGCGCGCTTGAGAGCACGGGGCGTGACATGGTGCAGCAGTTTTCGACGCAGGGGCGCCTGAACATGCGCTCGAGCCGTCTGGTGTACACATGGCTGCTTTCGACGCTGGAGATCGGCCGTGCGGTCATTGCCGTGCGGCGCAGCCGGAAGCGGCTGCCGCTTTCGGCGGCATCCGACAGCCTGGACGGTGCGATCTACGCGGTCCGGAACTACTTTGCAACCCCCTCGGAGCAGATGCGGCGGATGCTGCTCATGACGCTCAAGGAGGCGGTCGCGGTCCTGCATGCGCAGGGGGATTCGGCGGGCGCGGCCGAGCTGAAAAGGATACAAAAGGCGGCGGCGGAACTGGCATTGATCCGTACGATCATGCTGAGTGAAGGGTCGCTGCCGGTCGTGACGGAGGATACATGCCGCTAG
- a CDS encoding efflux transporter outer membrane subunit — MHYRFLFGLLPALFLGACVPMTDKQAPMATPDLSRELGQDAPGSQLPEARLETDWWKGYGDAQLDALIENALRNAPALKSVEARYALANSAIAAAQSGNVPHVSADAAVTRERFSANHIFPAPLGGGTYTLYETGVSLDYTFDFWDERASRIRSAAYGALAQKAAVDAARLALAVGISTLYLSWHFDGERLLLLETSERALVEEQAILEKKWKQGLIDATALYAKQAEVAALRGEKAAVKRAIAGKLEGIGILGGFLPSYTDTLAVPKLREDTEVPLPEAVRLDLVAHRADVTVCKYIVLSKEQNIEQAKAQFYPNISLTGLLGFISFDFGKLLAASSYAPAGGAALSLPLFDGGAREANLQASVSDYNRAVNDYNAAVIKAANEVVGVLKRTRLIVSQTQLHDTDIRAKQRNAALAQKRFGGGLTDKLPYLEAKRAYWRGELAGIALREERAGLKIALINALGGGYRDPDAKEDAND, encoded by the coding sequence ATGCATTACAGATTCCTATTCGGACTTCTTCCGGCGCTCTTCCTCGGCGCCTGCGTGCCGATGACCGACAAACAGGCACCGATGGCGACACCGGACCTTTCCCGCGAACTGGGGCAGGACGCTCCGGGGTCACAACTGCCCGAAGCGCGCCTGGAGACCGACTGGTGGAAAGGGTACGGCGACGCGCAGCTCGACGCGCTGATCGAAAACGCGCTGCGCAACGCACCGGCTCTCAAAAGCGTCGAAGCGCGCTATGCGCTGGCAAACAGCGCCATTGCCGCCGCGCAGTCGGGCAACGTGCCCCATGTCTCGGCCGATGCCGCCGTCACGCGGGAGCGTTTCAGCGCGAACCACATTTTCCCCGCACCCCTCGGCGGAGGGACGTACACCCTTTACGAGACGGGTGTCAGCCTGGACTACACCTTCGATTTCTGGGACGAACGCGCATCAAGGATCCGTTCCGCAGCGTATGGCGCCCTGGCGCAGAAAGCGGCCGTCGATGCGGCGAGACTGGCCCTTGCCGTCGGTATCTCCACGCTCTACCTCTCCTGGCACTTCGACGGGGAGCGCCTGCTTCTTCTCGAGACCTCCGAGCGCGCGCTGGTCGAGGAGCAGGCCATCCTGGAAAAAAAATGGAAACAGGGGCTGATCGACGCCACGGCGCTCTATGCGAAACAGGCGGAGGTGGCGGCCCTCAGAGGGGAAAAGGCCGCCGTCAAGCGGGCTATTGCTGGCAAGTTAGAGGGGATCGGCATCCTGGGCGGGTTCCTGCCCTCCTATACCGACACCCTGGCCGTGCCGAAGCTCCGCGAAGACACCGAGGTGCCCCTCCCCGAAGCAGTCCGCCTGGACCTGGTCGCGCACCGCGCCGACGTGACGGTCTGCAAATACATTGTCCTCAGCAAAGAGCAGAACATCGAGCAGGCCAAGGCGCAGTTCTACCCCAATATCAGCCTCACCGGGCTGCTCGGGTTTATCTCGTTTGATTTCGGCAAGCTGCTCGCGGCGTCGTCCTACGCTCCCGCGGGGGGTGCGGCCCTTTCGCTCCCCCTGTTCGACGGCGGCGCCCGGGAAGCGAACCTGCAGGCCAGCGTCAGTGACTACAACCGCGCCGTCAACGATTACAACGCGGCCGTCATCAAGGCGGCGAATGAGGTCGTCGGCGTCCTGAAACGCACCAGACTCATCGTCTCGCAGACGCAGCTGCATGACACGGATATACGCGCGAAGCAGCGCAATGCGGCCCTCGCGCAGAAGCGGTTTGGCGGCGGATTGACGGACAAGCTGCCCTACCTGGAGGCCAAAAGGGCGTATTGGCGCGGCGAACTGGCCGGCATCGCGCTGCGCGAGGAGCGCGCAGGCCTCAAGATCGCCCTGATCAACGCGCTCGGCGGCGGCTACCGTGACCCGGACGCGAAGGAGGATGCAAATGACTAA